AAGCAGCACAACGTGGTCATCGCCTTCGACGTGGCCGGCCGGCGGCTGCGCGTTCACTCGGACGAGAACAACAACGGGGTGATGGACGCGGGCGAGCCGGTGCGCTACGAGCCGCTGGCGTCCGGCGTCACCTTCAGCCGCGGCTCGGCGCCGCAGCTGTCCATGGGCGCAGGGCCGGTCACCTTCGCGAAGGTGCAGGCGGGGATCCCCGCCGTGACCTTCAGCCGCAACGGGACGGCGGGCGAGGAGGGTGGCTTCTACGTGACCACGATCCGCGCCACCAAGGCTTCCACGTACACGTCCGATGCGCGCGCGGTGGTGATCGAGCGCGCGACCGGGCGGCCCACCTGGTACCGCTACACCGGCTCCGCCTGGGAGAGGGACTTCTGATGCGCACCAACTCCGGGCGCCCGCGCGCCGCCCTGCCCCGGCCCGCGCTCGGCGT
This portion of the Longimicrobiaceae bacterium genome encodes:
- a CDS encoding GspH/FimT family pseudopilin — translated: MPECTPPQARSREAGYTLIEMLTVCVIVGIVSLMALPRLDVARYRSEQGMKHLGSVMAMAQRAAVAKQHNVVIAFDVAGRRLRVHSDENNNGVMDAGEPVRYEPLASGVTFSRGSAPQLSMGAGPVTFAKVQAGIPAVTFSRNGTAGEEGGFYVTTIRATKASTYTSDARAVVIERATGRPTWYRYTGSAWERDF